DNA from Neoarius graeffei isolate fNeoGra1 chromosome 17, fNeoGra1.pri, whole genome shotgun sequence:
ATATTTggataaaacaataaaattcatgaggtaaaacatcaaataatgtgctgttgtattgttttgagtgcaatacaggtcaaagattatttataaataatttatttcagggtggcatggtggtgtagtggttactactgttgcctcacagcaagaagatcctgggttcgagcccagtggccagcgagggcctttctgtgtggagtttgcctgttctccctgtgtctgcgtgggtttcccccacagtccaaagacatgcaggttaggttaattggtggctctaaattgactgtaggtgtgaatggttgtttgtctctgtgtcagccctgcgatgacctggcgacttgtccagggtgtaccccgcctctcgcccatagtcagctgggataggctccagcttgcctgcaaccctgtagaacaggataagcagctgtaGATGCTGGATGGATGTTTTCaggtttaatttcaacatactgtcccaactttttctgatttggggttgtagaacaGCAAGTGCACCCTCAGCCTCCTCACCCAACCCCAGggtctgacctcactaatgcttttgCTGTCTATGGCTTGAaccgagaaccttcttggtgtgaggcgacagtgctaaccactacaccaccgtgccacccaacgcATGTCTAGTCATCgggaaaacactgagagtgacatcattggagtgaaatattgagaattatatacatatacatataggacacttttAGGATGgagtaaaaacatgtattctcttACCTTCTAGtgcgtttcattcatttggtttgatagcatacaatattgttagcatatcgcttatcctatgtgtattacgtcactctacccaatggagaatgagcgttgaatatggtttgatattgcatggttgtcaagacaacatgacctcacacgtcggagctgacgcgaatattcaatgagagagttttctgctgtgcaggcacagaagcatttctttgttcgccagcaGTGCCCAAAataaactgtcgcagtgaattgaaaatgctatAAGATATATATTGCACGTAAAACTTCCTCactagcaagcaactgtgacaatttgtaaacaaacatgaccaccaggtttgttccattgaatgtgtatgtataataataacaatattggctggcttttttttgtggtatatcagatatattccattcagctagctcgtcttcgactcgttcagtatcatgctagctgaatggaatatattagacataccactcaacgccagccaacattatttcaAATATATCACTCACATCCGcattgtatttcgtatgaaaaacgcaagtttttcaacatgagaagataaacttcatatcttcaagccagcatgtgattttcttattatatagacatattcacaaacgaaaagtacccaaattttcataacaactcatcgatttcctcacgagtgacatatttaacaattattcactgaaggcgaagtgaatattggtgaataataactggaagtcgaggttattattcgccGAAATTCACTGAGCCTAAGGTGGATAACTATTTTAGTATAAACACACAggagattatttttaaaaaatttatttcaaacttcaaaaacagCACGCAAATATAATAACGGCACAGTGCAGGTTTGTGTCACTTAtcgatgccgactcacataaaatactttgttttgaaatcgataaaataaatcataattccaccttacctttgaatagttttagaccaaactttgtagcatctttagtgcttttagggacagcattttctttcatcatttgcaaTTCTTTCTAAATTACAATGACAAAGTGATTAGCCGCCATTTTGcagagtcacttgaggtgattatccagaaagagtctgaatttcttgaccaatcagtgcgcgcaattttctgtaatcacctgtgtatttatactaaagagatttatgtcatggttttagttctccgtgtcccagatgtagctaatatgaaaaatatgagtggcatatttacCAGTaaaactcgtgtccatataataatatGGATTAGTACAATTGTTGAACAGAGccattttactgtatttttattatttactatttacttttcgatctcaaacgcattaacaaggcaagaaattgcactaattaacttttgacgaggcacacctgttaattgaaaagcattccagatgacgacctcatgaagctggttaagataatgccaatagtctgcaaagcatcatcaaggtaaacactggctattttgaaggatctaaaatatgaaatgtattttgtttttcgagcacttttttgtttaccacataattccatatatgttctaggtgttatttcatagttttgatgtcttcagtattgttgtacaatgtagaaaatagtcaaaatacagaaaaacctatgaatgagtagggatgtccaaacttttgactggtactgtatatttgttTGAATATATTTGTGTTTAGGTTTATGTAGTGATGGGAAAATCTGCGTCACACAGCCGAGGAGAGTGGCAGCCATCACCGTCGCTCAGAGAGTCTCTCAGGAGATGGGGGTCGGTTTAGGGCACCAGGTTGGTTATCAGGTGCGCTTTGATGACTGCACCACAAAGGTAAGAAACGAAAGGATTCTAAGGTTTTAAACATAAATGTGAGATACTTTTTACACCGGTGAGTTTGTATCCTTGTAATCTTCGTCTTTCTCCAGTATGATTTGCTTGTGTTCTTTTCTTCCTAGGACACTTTGATTAAGTACATGACTGATGGCTGTATGCTAAGGGAAATCCTTACAGACCCAAGTTTAACACAGTACAGTGTTGTGATCCTTGATGAAGTTCATGAAAGGAGCCTCAACACGGTATAATCATTCAGCATTCAAAAAAAGtcttttgtgtctatttgaagtACTTTTTTCTCCCATTAAACTCTGTCCAGATTGTGCCTTGATGTGTGTGTCGTTCTCACACCACTGTTTCTCACAGGATATTTTGCTTGGATTGCTGAAAAAGACTCCATCTCGAGGATCCCGTGACCGTGTGCTTCCTCTGAAAGTGGTAGTGATGTCTGCGACTCTGGAAACAGACAAGCTCAGTGGTTTTTTGGGAGATTGTCCTGTTTTTTCAATTCCAGGAAGAACCTACCCTGTCAAAGAACTGTTCTGTAATTTGCTTGGACCAAAGGAAAAAGATGGTTCTGCATATGTGAAAGCAGTGAGTTGTGAAAACTGATTGTTTTGGGTTCTTTTTGCATGAAAGCTTTAAAACCCCTCTGATAAGAGCCAGATGAAGTGTGTAATGGTTGTGTTGTTGTTTCTTAAGGTGGTGAAGGTTGCTTTAGATGTTCATACGAATGAAGCATGTGGTGATATACTTGTCTTTCTGACAGGTAAACATGGATATTAGTCATTTCATATTTTAGCTGTAGATCAGTTTCTAAGAGGATCAGTATGTTTTTAATTTGTTGTTTGAAGTTTTGTATGTTTACCCCATTGTCCTTTCAGGTCAGTCTGAGATCGAGAAAGCCTGTGACATGCTGTTTGAAAAGGCCGAATCCATAGACTACCGTTATGATGTGAATGATAGAACAGTCAAAGGCCTTCTTATTCTGCCTTTGTATGGATCCATGCCAACAGGTATCCTcattgtaagaaaaaaaacaacaactagagCTCAGAAATCTTGCTAGATGTAAGAAAATGCAGACAACCGTGGAGAAAAACTTGGGCAAACCATCTTCTGTTGAAATAATATTTTAAATTTATTATTCAAACAGATAGGCAGACAAATGGACCAACACGTATCAACTTGATTCCATGCATTCATGAGACCCTGATGAAAACCTAGAGTCTTGGTCCATTTGTTtgccatcataataataataataataataataagttaaatttatatagcgcctttcaaaaaacccaaggacgctttacaattatagacaaggaaagaaaaaataaataaataaataaataaaaatataataaaaagtaaaaagtccaccaagtaggggtcaggatgtaattcccgtggtgtagcagccacagtcccaccaaaaggtgcacgaaaacaagtcccacatctccagcaccgccgccgtgacgccgccagccacatcgctcgaacaccacgccgtggatccacacagcgaacagagaagctccgccacgcagagcgctggtgtgtcccaaaccgcctgcacagccgctgcgacgccactgagcaacatcgctcggaacatcaccccaagcgttaaagcacagagtgctggacagccacgatgtaaattgagcaacaggctcactgcagtccacagctgggagtgcaggcatcacccacagcgaaccaaggcctggagggaaccgacgccccaaactgggtccggagctacaccacaactggcggacaaaacactcaaacaaacaccaaactacacaaacacacaggaaagaaaaaaaaatagaaaaagaaataaaatcatAAATTATCATAAATTAAAAATATTATTTCACCTGAAAACAGAATTCCTAAGTTTTTCACCATGGTTATCTGCATTTTCTAACATCTAGCCAGACTTCGAGGATTTAGTTTTATCCTTATGCTTTTACTTGCCTTGCTTCAGAGTACCTGTCAAATTAACTGGAGCCATTTATTGCTTCCTTCATCTTCTGTAAATGGGTATCTTCAGTGTGTTTGGCTCTGTTTAGCTCTAATGTGGTTTTTAAACTTTTTAACATAATATTTTTATACAGTaagagtcaaaagtttggacatgtctTCTGATTCAATAGGTTTCCtttgtttgtattaattaaaagatacttcatgtctgaaagtaatgatggattttatttctctttacttagttgtttggtttttgacataatatggattactacagttgtggaatagggctgtttactgcattttattatttactatttattgtttgatcttaAACAGTTGCATTAAGAGGGCAAGAAATTCCctgaattaacttttgatgagacacacctgttaattgaaaagcattccaggtgacgacctcatgaagatggttaagataatgccagtagtgtgcaaacggTGGTtaatttgaagaatctaaaatatgaaacctattttgtatttttaacacttttttgtttaccacataattccatatatgttccagatgttatttcatagttttgatgccttcattGTTGTTcttcaatgtagaaaatagtcacaatatacaaccccgattccaaaaaagttgggacaaagtacaaattgtaaataaaaacggaatgcaatgatgtggaagtttcaaaattccatattttattcagaatagaacatagatgacatatcaaatgtttaaactgagaaaatgtatcatttaaagagaaaaattaggtgattttaaatttcatgacgacacatctcaaaaaagttgggacaaggccatgtttaccactgtgagacatccccttttctctttacaacagtctgtaaacatctggggactgaggagacaagttgctcaagtttagggataggaatgttaacccattcttgtctaatgtaggattctagttgctcaactgtcttaggtctttttttgtcatatcttccgttttatgatgcgccaaatgttttctatgggtgaaagatctggactgcaggctggccagttcagtacctggacccttcttctacgcagccatgatgctgtaattgatgcagtatgtggtttggcattgtcatgttggaaaatgcaaggtcttccctgaaagagacgttgtctggatgggagcatatgttgctctagaacctgtatatacctttcagcattgatggtgtctttccagatgtgtaagctgcccatgccacatgcactaatgcaatcccgtaccatcagagatgcaggcttctgaactgagcgctgataactcgggtcgtccttctcctctttagtccgaatgacacggcgtccctgatttccataaagaacttcaaattttgattcgtctgaccacagaacagttttccactttgccacagtccattttaaatgagccttggcccagagaagacgtctgcgcttctggatcatatttagatacggcggcttctttgaactatagagttttagctggcaacggcggatggcacggtgaattgtgttcacagatgatgttctctggaaatattcctgggcccattttgtgatttccaatacagaagcatgcctgtatgtgatgcagtgccgtctaagggcccgaagatcatgagcacccagtatggttttccggccttgactcttgcgcacagagattcttccagattctctgaatcttttgatgatattattcactgtagatgatgatatgttcaaactctttgcaattttacactgtcgaactcctttctgatattgctccactatttgtcggcgcagaattagggggattggtgatcctcttcccatctttacttctgagagccgctgccactccaagatgctctttctatacccagtcatgttaatgacctattaccaattgacctaatgagttgcaatttggtcctccagctgttccttttttgtacctttaacttttccagcctcttattgcccctgtcccaacttttttgagatgtgttgctgtcatgaaatttcaaatgagccaatatttggcatgaaatttcaaaatgtctcactttcgacatttgatatgttgtctatgttatattgtgaatacaatatcagtttttgagatttgtaaattattgcattcagtttttatttacaatttgtactttgtccaaactttttttggaatcggggttgtagaaaaacctatgaattagtaggggtgtacaaacttttgacaggtACTGTATGTAAACAGAGGTGCACTGATCTGACACTGACCAATACTGGCCAGTAGTAGTTTGAAACTTTGAACTGGTATTAGATTGGATTAGATTTGACACATTTTCCGGTCTATTCCACTGACATGTTTTATGCTTTGAATGCATAGGATGTTGACTGacatgacaaatcagaaacagttTGTTTTAAAATGTGTGACCATCTCACTGGGGATATTTCATGTAACAGAAACCTGACTCTTATCAGACTGTTGCCATGATCTGTGTCTAAAATCAAAAACTACAAGTTTACACACTAAGCCAGAAGATTAAGATCTAGTATGTAAAGTGGACTTTTCAGTAGGTTTGTTGGCTGTGTGAaagttttttttggtttttctttTAAACACTAACCATACTTCGTACACAATTTATATTCATATTGCACCATGCACCGAATATCAAGCTATTTATTTGCTGAATAAACGCAGGATATGCACAGCAGCCATCTTGTTTACACACAGTTACAGGCAAGTGCAACATTGGCCTTCATGTGAGAATTTCTGTATCCGATAGGTTTTGGCTTATGTTCAAAGCTCTGATTTCTGTAttgtatcaaacaattttttgaagTGTGAACATTGCATCCCTATACTGGCTCTTGGGGTAAATATATTCAGAGTGAAGTAATGACTGTAGCTTATCATGGCCACAGTCATTGAAAGTATTTTTTCATGTGTTTGGTTGTTTTGTGGCTGCAGATCAGCAAAGGCAGATATTTCATCCTGCTCCTGCAGGTGTGAGGAAGTGTGTAGTGGCAACCAACATTGCAGCAACATCGCTCACAATCAGTGGAGTCAGGTGAATCACTCTTGCAACATTCAGCATCGTTACAGGCCGATACGGAAATGACCACAAAGCTGTTACAATACTGCAGTATGTGCAAAGAGAAAGGgaaagatggaaaaaaaattggGAAAGGTCTTAGAAAGCAGTTATGTGAAACCTGTCCAGCAAGCCATATGaagttttttaatttatttttttaagatatATTGTGGATAGTGGATTCGTGAAACAATTGAATCACGACTCTCGAGTTGGCCTGGACATCCTTGATGTGGTGCCAATATCAAAGTgagtaatgaatgaacagtgtatAATGTTCAAGCTATAAAAACAGGCCCTTtgagtttttctgctgtgttttgtGTCACAATTTCTGTTACGTCTAAACATTCTGGTGGTGTTACTGTGCAGAAGTGAGGCTCAGCAACGAGCAGGAAGAGCTGGAAGAACCTCACCAGGGAAGTGCTTCAGAATCTACAATAAGGAATTTTGGGAGAATTGCATGCCTGAATATACTGTACCAGAGATACAGAGAGCTAGCCTCACTTCTGTTATCCTCACACTCAAGTGTTTCGGAGTCCATGATGTTATCAGGTATTGCTTGCTTTGGGCTTTTAGTTTTAATAAAGCTTGTAATTGTCTGTAGAGTCCTTTAATAGGGTTAATCTGTCACTGTGCATGTAGGTTTCCTTACTTAGACCATCCAGAAGAGAGATTTATCTTGGATGCATTGAAGAAGCTTTACCAGTTTGATGCAATTGACAGGTTAGTTATGTTCTTAAGCTTCTTAATGATGCTGTGTAAGTGGTATGCTTGAAGTAACAAGTTGTATCTAGGTCATTTTGTGTATGCTATTTGTTATTGTTATGCGCTCAACATTAAAGTAATGTCATAATTATGGGTAAGAAATATTCCATAAATATATAATGTCCCTGCTCTGGATTACTCAAATTGTGTAACATAAAGACATTTTGTAAACAAAACATTTCGTAAAGGTGCTTTTACACTTTTCCCCTCTCAACTGCCACTTTTTGGATGGCTGCATGGTGGCCTGTCACTTTTTTCCCTCAATAAAACTGAAGATGAACTTTTCAAAACGGTACCAAGTGAAGTCAACCGCTtgcctttttttaaatttaatttaattttttaaatcttCTTGaccagaaggtcctgggttcgagccccggggccagcgagggcctttctgtgtggagtttgcatgttctccccgtgtccgcgtgggtttcctccgggtgctccggtttcccccacagtccaaagacatgcaggttaggttaactggtgactctaaattgaccgtaggtgtgaatgtgagtgtgaatggttgtctgtgtctatgtgtcagccctgtgatgacctggcgacttgtccagggtgtaccccgcctttcgcccgtagtcagctgggataggctccagcttgcctgcgaccctgtagaaggataaagcggctagagataatgagatgagatgagatgaaatcttcTTGACCAAACAGGTTGGAAACTAGGGGAAAGCaggagggaaaaaacaaacatggaggacatagGTTTTTTAATTTAGTTTTGGCCAGGCTCCCACCCGAACTGATAATCCGAACTGATGATGTCATCAGCttgtctttggctaatcagacacaaggtatgcaaCCACTCttaccagagcagttgggggttaggtgccttgctcaagggcactttagccagtcctgctggtccagggaatcaaaccagtgagctTTTAGTCTCAAAGCTGTTTCTcttaccattaggccatgacttcctctAATAGAGCAAGGACATAGTGCAGATGAATactttttgtcttgttttctgaTCAGATATCACAAGATGTATGACCTATCAAATTCGAAATATCTGATTGTCAATATTCCAAAGTTGCAACAAAGCTAAAGCTAACAACATGCTATTTTTGGAATATTCACTGGTATGTGAAGTGACATCCCACTTAACTGTGGCT
Protein-coding regions in this window:
- the dhx40 gene encoding probable ATP-dependent RNA helicase DHX40; this encodes MSKPEESSWTGDAESKYLPIYQYRHKLIEAVKENQFLVVTGETGSGKTTQLPQYLYQAGLCSDGKICVTQPRRVAAITVAQRVSQEMGVGLGHQVGYQVRFDDCTTKDTLIKYMTDGCMLREILTDPSLTQYSVVILDEVHERSLNTDILLGLLKKTPSRGSRDRVLPLKVVVMSATLETDKLSGFLGDCPVFSIPGRTYPVKELFCNLLGPKEKDGSAYVKAVVKVALDVHTNEACGDILVFLTGQSEIEKACDMLFEKAESIDYRYDVNDRTVKGLLILPLYGSMPTDQQRQIFHPAPAGVRKCVVATNIAATSLTISGVRYIVDSGFVKQLNHDSRVGLDILDVVPISKSEAQQRAGRAGRTSPGKCFRIYNKEFWENCMPEYTVPEIQRASLTSVILTLKCFGVHDVIRFPYLDHPEERFILDALKKLYQFDAIDRKGNVTSLGRLMVEFPLPPGLTRALLRSAAIGCEEVMLPVAAMLSVENIIIRPGLPEKQKEAEIMHRELAACAGSCNDFLMLLCIFEKCRASENPSAWSKQHWIHWRALKSAFSVETQLREILFRLKQQKGFPRETFKGSNSELLRQCLCQGYFTNVARRSVGKAFCTMDGHGSTVHIHPSSSLFGQEAELDWIIFHDVLVTSRVYVRTVCPIRYDWVKDLLPKLHEIDVYDLSSVAREEVTEEEMARWQKKRVAQKQMEPSEEASKKIEKRNDERSITEARARYLERKQNRLQKKHS